The DNA segment AGCTTCTCGTTCAAGAAGAGTCCTCCTTCTGCAAGCTTCACAGCGCAAAAACGAAGAAACTCTATGGTGTTGAAACCAATGTCGCCTTCAAACTTGCTGTTTGTGAAGGTGATAAGACATCTGATGCAGTCAGCATATACCGATATCTCAGTCTCAGTTATGCAATGAAAATGATCCCTCACAATCTTCTCTATTGTCTCAAAAGCCAACAGCACAATGTTCCTCCTCTCATCAATCGCAGCAGTTGTGAAAACCTAAACCAAACAAGACCATGTTAGGACacagtagaaaaaaaaacattgcatTGAGAGACATTTTGTTTATGTTTACTTACCGTGAAGACACTTTTCCAACCAGATTGCACATTACTAACTCTACTGAGAACCATTTGAGAAACACAACGGACTATAAGCTCTCTAATCTCAGCAGAACTACTGTTCTGCATGACAACGACGAACGGTCGGAGAAACTCATGCTGGAAATGGTAGTTTGCTAGCTCCTCACGCTCCAAGAACTTCATGGAAAGCTGACGAAGCGAGTCCATTACAAATATTGCAACTGATAGATTCTCTGATAAGCCAACTGATACAAAGAAGTCAGAGAGAACGTTCCATATGCGAGACCAAACTAACCGGATCCGGTTCATGTTATAATGCCTGTCTcagtaaaacaaatatttgcaTCAACCACATGTTTTGTAAGACAATCAAAATTAAATAGGCACTTAAAACATGTTTTGATTCATTTCaatatgaataataaaaaaaatcaccgGATTCAATCAACTAGAATATAACAACaaagtataaataaaaactatattaaagaaaacaatttaaatatatatcaaatataaaaattgatatgtaaaatatgaaataGTATTCTTCAGATAAGAACTTACGCTGTCTCCACTAGTTTTGTGAGGCTAAAGACACGAGGATCTGCTGGTGACTGAAGCTCCGACATGGAGACTTTACAAAGCGCTTTAACAAAAGCAACTATAGCTTCACTGTTCAACCTCTGGCTATTAGCATAGACATGGTTCAACTCAAAGTTCCCTATTTGGTCCAGTAGATTCAGATTAGCAATAAAGTTCTTGATCTGCTCCGGTTTTACTAATTTGGGAACGGTTTTCACAAGTGAAGTACTATCATAAGAACCTCCCCTGACAACAGCCATCACAGATGGATTCTGAAGAGCGCCACGTTTCTTTAAATGTGGAAAGCCTAAAGCCTTCTTTTCATCTACTTCAGCTTTTGTTGTAGGGATGTAACGTGTATCTGCAGGTGATGATCCTTCTCCCAAGAGTTGCAGATGTTCAATACGTGAAAGGCAAGTTAAAATATGTTCCCAAGAGCCTTGTAGATGGTTACCATCTTCTATAGCTATTGTTATTATCGCCTGCATAATACAATATTTAACAGATTGTTAAATCTAATCAATTGCTTATATTAATTTAGGCTACAACAAGTGAACTTATACCTTTACAGCATCAATATTTTTCTGCTTCATATCTGCAGCACAATGAAGATTAGTGAACTTGGCCATGGAAGTGACAAAAGCATCTCTCTGAGTTTGCATTCCCATAACTGCAGTGACGTGCACCGCATATCGGAAGCCTTGTAAGCACAGAGAAGTTGCTAATCTATCATCACTCTGGTCAAGAGTGACACTGAATGCAGCAAGCATCGGTCCCCATGAGACCTCGAGTATAAATCTCAAGATGGAGACATCTGTAACACTATGATAAGCTGACCTGCAGACCAAGAACGGAACAAAACATATTGATATTAGCACAGATGATGGATCTGAATTGTAATAGTAATTAAAATGTGTAGATATATTAGTTTATGTAAAGGTTTTGGTTACTATTAACGGGGATGGTATGTGGTTTGATCAGTCACCATTCGAAGCTAATAACTCAGGTATAACAGTATAGTACTTACTCTGATTTCTCTGACTTAGCTTGGAACTGTTCCTGGATATCTCTTATAAGAACCCTGTTGGCACCATGCGCTTTCTCATCTGGTTGCATCCAAGAAACCAGATTGAGGATGCTGTCTAAGCCCAGTAGCTTATTCAAGCCATTCACCTGTTTACTTTGTGGGGCTAAAGTATCTGAGTTCATCTTAATCTCGTCTTTCACAACTCGGTCATAAAGAGAGCCTAGATACTCTTCAGGTAGGTCCTTGCCATCATCTATTCCCCGGTTATTGCGGACAAAATCAGTTTTGGACATCTACACAACCATTAAGTTTGTACAAGGAATCAGAAAACATAGGTACTGAACACGATGAATATCATACAAAAAGAAGCAATACCTTATCCTTAACCATGTTGTTGTGTGCATCTGTATTGAGCATAATCACAGAATATGCAAGAACGTAAGCAGTGTCTGCACTGGTGAAAGAACCAGGGTTGCATTTCCAGTAATGTTCTGCAAATTTCTCCATGATTCGGTCGATCTTCTGCGCTTCTCCTGGTAGCCTAAAACCGCGTAGAAAGAACCTTATAGCTTCAACAAAATCCTTCCCTTGGAAATTAAACGAGTCCACATATGCATGCATAACTTTGAGTGGAAGCTCCTCTCTGTCACCAAGATAATCACCAATCACAGTTCCATTTAGCCCTGCTGTCTTCATCAGAAATGAAGCCACTTCCTCAGGAGAGTTGCCTATTTTCTTGCTGCTTATGAGAAACTCAATTCCTTTAGAAGGCTTCCTATTAAACAAAGAGATACCCTTCTGCAAAAAACCACCATGATTATTTGTCAGTGAACTATGCATATTCAAAAACCATTATTCAATATTTTgttactcaaaaaaaaaaaaaaaacaatgcataaactcatatatatcataaaaaaaagttaatatgtGCAAACCTGGAGTTCAATCTTGTAAGCTCTTCGCTGCTCAAGCATAGAAGCATCATACGCTTCAGGATTAGTATCTGGCTGTGTATCACAGTCTTCTTCACCAATCTGGCTTGCATTACTATCCATAGAAGCATATATCTGTGAGCCCTTAGGCCAAACCGTCTCATCCATTTTCAACTGCTGGTCCATCCAACTTCCCATTGCCTTGACTACATTAACCAAAATTTTCACAGATTCATTCCTAAACGTGCTATCTTGTGCTGGAGACAGCGTTGTTGATGAACCGGTCGGTGGTCCTAGAGCAGTTTTCAGAAGACCGTTGACAATCCTGCAATCATCTGATGGATTTATAAGAGCTTTAATACATTATATGTTTACTCACAACGAGTCATGCAGTTCTTAGACTGATCTAATACCTTTCTAGTATGTTAGAGGAGTCTACATCGCAGTCATAGTTCACAAAGATATCGACAATCAACTGCGGATCTTGAGACATTTTCTCCAGCAAGTTGAGAACAGTCATCTTCTGAAGGAAGCTAGGCTGGAGAACGTTCTCTAGCACACGGAGGACGATCATCGGAAAGAAAATGCCGGTTTCCGCTTTCAAGACTGATCTAAGCTTTGATAATAAGCTCATGAAGATAGCACATTGCAACTGAAAGATGGACATGATTGAAACTGCACTGTTCTTTAGTAGTGATAAGCATAAGTATTGCTTAACGGCACTAATGAAGCTGCATTAAGTAAAAACAAATACATAAGACCAAACAAGCATCATAATCATAATAACCAATATTCAAGAAATCCTTAGGCGCTAGTTAagcattttatattttatatgagaTTATTGATTAGACGGACGTCCAGACCGATTTTTAAGACAAAAGTATTTTGTTTAGGTCCGAAGAGCAGTttaaaccgatttttagaacactgataATAACTAATAAAAGATTCGGACACAAACCACTTGCCTTTCATTAGACCGCCAAACAGGACCACCATTGTCGATGATGACCTTAAGCAACTCAAGAGACAATGTCTTACCCCTCACCATGATCTGATCATCATTCTTCTCCTGCGAGGAAAACCTCATCGACAACTTACACAAGTTCTTGAACAGAAGGAAAGCGTCCTGCCTCATCTTGCTCATGTCACCGGTCAAAGAATCAGCTTCACCGTTTTTCTCGTAGCCACGAAACGACGGCGAGTCAGGAGTCATAACGGTCTCGGTCTCCGGGTTCTGGAGCAGAATCTGAATCACAtcgggaggaggaggagggctCCCTTGCCCCGCAGCCATCACCTCGTTAACAAACCCTTGGCAGAAATAAACAGAGCTGCCTTCGTTGACGCTCTTGTCCGTGAACGCCAACAGCTCGTTCACGTACACAGTCTTGACCGCCACGTCAGCGAGCGAGTCCTCCTCGGATCTGGTGAAGATCACAAGCATCATCTGCGCCAACACGGACTTGGCGCAGATCTGCGTCGTCCCGCTCAACCCGCCTAGGTAGATGTTGTAGCACGTCTTGACCACGTGGAGCAAGCAGTCTCCACGGATCAAGACGCAGGGAGATCTGACGGCCGCGAGGAGGACGCGGAGGACGGCGAGCTGGATCGGCTCCTCCGCCATGGCGCCGACCTTGGAGACGGCGTTGACGAGCTTGAAGAGGACGGAGTCTTGTTTGGAAGACTGGATCTCGCCGCGGATGACGGAGAGGGAGAAGAGCTTGAAGGCGCAGTCGAGAGCCGGCTCGACGACTTTGGAATACGCGGTGTCGAGGGAGAAGAGGAAAGGCTGGAGGACGGCGTCCGCGTCGGGGGAGGAGAGGCCGGCGACGACGGAGGAGGGATCGTGGAAGTCGTCGGGGAGGGATTCGAGTTTGTCGAGGACGGATTTGCAGGAGGAGACGAGGTACGTGTGCTTGCGCCATGCAGCGTTCTTGATGATCTTGTCTAGAGACGGACCTATCACGCGGCCGCAGCGTGTCGCGCCGCCGAGAGTTTGTGACGTCGACATCGAAcggagttttttttattttagtccATTTcgagagaagaagaagctttgaTCGTACGTTTCAGTTTTCGTTATAGTGTTTGCGTTTATATACCTTCTCGGTTTGCTGAATCGGTAAAAGGCTTCTTCCTGCTGAAGAGGGAGGGAGAGCGTGGGAGTCACTTGGAACAGAAAGGCGCGTGTGATTCTCTCTGTCTTTATTATTACCACTCGTCTCCCACGTCGTTAGAGCACCCCCATTAGTGAACTTATGGGGGGTTCACACacattcccaaaaaaaaaaactattaaaataaggAATAGTGATGAACCTGTCTCTCTCCACCCCTTCCCAGTGAACctggttcatcactgtagcgcgggccccacggcacgtggcggcccgcgactggtccgaaaaaataattttttttttttttttttttttttaaaaacaaaaatcaacccaaaaaaaaaataataaaaaaatgttttgtgaACCCCTTTCATGGGGTTCACTAATGGGGATGCTCTTATGATCTCATCAAATGTTTTTCAAATATGATTAATACGATTTATAAATGCATATTAATAGTCTCGTATTCGATTAGTTGACTTCGATGAAACGTAACCGTACTAGTAGTAATCTCGTAACATAACTGCATGTAAGTATCTAACAGTAGTAATTACTTGTGACATTGATCGGAGACTTAAACTAATCCGACTTGTATTTGTATTAGTAAAAGTCAAATGATTATTTTGGTTTCTTACCAAACCATAGCCCATAGATTATTGTGTTTAATCCAAACCAACTTGTTTCCGAACGCCGGATACAAAGACTTTTTCTCCTCTTTACATAGAATATAATGAGCAGACATTGATTGTCTTGAATATTCTCTTTTGTTATATACTACTAGTATATAATAGTATCATACATGATACATGTAtgtattatatacataaatgtaAGAGAATGTAatggtaaaaagaaaaaaaaatgtaatggtATTTTGATTAAATCATAAGTGGACGTTTTCAAAGGAAGAATTCATTTGTGGTTGATTGGATCAACCAAATGCTGATGGAAGGAAGATGTAACGTTTCAACTTACATCGATCATAGGAATATTCAACAAAAagctttaaaaaaagaaacttatatCGATCATTTGAATTAATGAATTGATTTTGGCGAACGAGATAATTCAAAGAACGCATTTGTGTTTGACTAGATCAACCAAATGCTAATGGAAGGAAGATGGTATTGTGGTATCTATTAGTGTTAGGTTATGGTGAGCCTCTAAAATGTGGTTGGTGATGAACTAGTCTCGCCTTTCTTGACAAAACTTCCGACTTATGTAGCGTAACAAAGAAACCACTTGAAAGGCAGCTCCAAGATGTTACTTAATTCATGTTTGATCATTTGATCAACCTGACAGGTAATTTTGCTTGAAGAAAAAATCTTCAGTGAAGATGAATTCTACCTAACAAAATGTATTATTTACATGGACACATGCGAGGTATGGTCATTCAAATGATACAAATTGCGTTTACAAACTCCTAAGTCCTGACCACACAATAAAAGCTCGGCTAATAGGTTCTAAGATGATCATATTAAGATAAAATTCAAGGATGTGATTAAGAAAcatattttggttaaatttaCAATAAATTCCTTGACTCCAGGGCTTCAAACATCCAGTAAATCTCTTTTGAGAtagtaataagaaaaaaaaaacaatcaccaAGCACACAACTGATAGAAAGGCTTAAGATTAATTTGACAATTTGGTATATATGTATGTGATTAATTAACAAACATGCATCTTCCCCGGGTGAGTCATGGTCGGTTGCTACCGTATCTACGGGACACAGCAGTGTCAGATAGTGTATCCCACACCTGCACAAGGATGAACATAAAATATACGTTAGTTTGTTtcatatagaaaacaatttgtTGAATTTATTTGTATCAGTCACTACTCACGAGTAGCTTCCCTTTTTTGGCACCAATAGCGAGTAAAAAGGGGCAGTCCGCAGAGAATGAGACTGAGAAAACTCTTCCCTGTTTTGATAACAAAGTTTTAAACTGGTGAACAAAGAAACAGGTGCATGGAACCAAACAAATGCTAAGTCATGGCTCTTACAGCGTTTGGTTTATGTGTAGCAACCCATGATGGTTGATTAATTGTTTGAAAGATCCCAAAGTTTCACACTTTTGTCCCAAGATCCCGTAGCCAAAAGCTGCACAGCAAGGGAAATGACTTTAATGCCACACAACAACTAATTAGGACacaagagagacagagagatgtATATGTACATTGGGAGCATTAGTGTTGTATGAGATGGATGAGACTTCTTTATCATGAGCATGGATAGTGAAACTTGGTGATAAATCAGAAGCACGTATATCAAAACCCTTCACAGTTCCATCTTCAAGACTCAGAAGCTGTTAGACGAGCAAATGAAAGTGTAACGCACCACAAGAAAGTGTTCACTATGAGGATCCCAGGCCAAGCTTTCCACTTTGGCATTGGTAGACCATTTCATACCCGAGTGCGAAGGgtcccttccatctttctgcaACAGCatttatagatattaaaaaacttaaaacataatatgataaaaaatttatatatacaagaCTCAACACATGAATGAATTAAAAAATGGAACAGAACATTCACCAAGACTACGGTGCAGTCATATGAGCCACTGAGGAGTACTTGTGGAGCATATTGGTTCCATTCGACCGCTTGAACCTGTTAATCAAACACAACAGACCATGAGCATTGCCACTTGATTAAGGAAGAGCGCATGCAAACAGTTTTCACCTACATACCACTTCTGTGTGATGCTCTAGAGTGAGCTTGCATTGTCCTGTCCCAGACCTTAACTTTTTTGTCGGCACTGGCACTagcaattatttaaaaaaaaaaaaggttttctaACCATACACATTCTGTTATGGAAAGAAAcgaactttccaaaaataaattgacataaccgaaccgaaccgaaccgcaCATTCTGTTATGGAAAGAAAcgaactttccaaaaataaactgagataaccgaaccgaaccgaattaaGTTAACCATACCAggaagacaaaaaaaacaaatgaaaccaAAATGATCGGACAGAAACATGACAGAGTCCACACATGTGTGTCATCGTTAAAAACTTACATCGTGAAGAGAAGAAAGGAATCTTCTGATTTCATTCTGAGAAAGATTCTGagatctctctctccctctcacACACACGCCTACGTGCAGCAACAGAGAGAAAATGGAGAGCGACTCAGTGATGGTACCGTTCCCACTGTTACCGGTTCCGATAGAATCAAACTACAGAGCGTGCACCATCCCTTATCGATTCCCTTCCGATAACCCCAGGAAGGCTACTCCCACTGAGATCTCTTGGATCGATCTCTTCTCCAACTCCATCCCTTCTTTCAagttccctctctctctcttccttttaTCTTTCAGCCTTATCTTTTTACTGAAAGTCAGATTCTTTGATAGGCTTAGGGTTGTTCTTGTTCAAAGATCGATACTTTATCCGTTAATTGATCTGGATGATTCACGTCTTCATTGGTTCAAAGCTCTATATGAATTCATGATCTGATAATGAATGTAAAGacataagcttttttttttggtggcaGGGAGCGTGCAGAGAGCGATACATCTGTTCCTGATGCTCCTGTTCGAGCTGAAAAGTTTGCTCAAAGGTACtttctttttgtgtgttctatagagtttgctttgaatgtttttttcatAAAAGGATTCTTTGATATATCTGCTGCAAAGAGGTTCTGTTTTTATCCAAAAGCATTGATTTATTTGTTGGAACCTGTAAGGTATGCTGAGATTCTTGAGGACTTGAAGAAAGATCCGGAGAGCCATGGTGGACCACCAGATTGCATCGTAAGTTAATCAAACTGAATCACTTGTAATCAAGCTTTGTTGTTCATGAATATTAAGTTTtggtgtttatttttttatttggcaGCTTCTATGTAGAATCCGTGAGCTGATACTCAGAGAGTTGGGGTTTAGAGACATATTCAAGAAAGTTAAGGTGTGGTTTCCTTGACAATGGCTTTTTATTCGAAAAGCATGTTTTCTCTTGACTGATTGATTCATGATGAGTTCTATAGGATGAGGAGAATGCTAAGGCTATAACACTGTTTCCTGAAGTCGTCCGTTTGAGTGATGCTATTGAAGATGAAGGAAAGCGCATAGAGAATCTTGTAAGAGGGATCTTCGCTGGAAACATCTTTGATCTCGGTTCTGCACAGGTAGTATATATATCATCTCTTTCCTTTCATGCTCTGTTGCTCTTTTGCTGACCATATTGATCAATGAAGCTTGCGGAGGTATTCTCAAAGGACGGGATGTCATTCTTGGCTAGCTGTCAAAACTTGGTTCCACGGCCATGGGTCATTGATGACCTGGACAACTTTCAAGCTAGATGGCTCAAGAAGCCCTGGAAGAAGGTCCTTCTTCTTAACCTCTTATGCTTTATCTTTATTTAAAGAGGTTTGATCACAGGACTAACTGATTTGTTTCATTACAGGCTGTGATATTTGTAGATAACTCTGgtgcagatataattttgggtattttacCGTTTGCTAGAGAAATGCTACGTCAAGGAATGCAGGTGATTCTTTTTAAGGACATTGTCATTAGTTCTTAGTTAAAACATATTCTAAATTGTTCCTGCTTTTGATTCTTCTTCGCTTTGAAGGTTGTGCTGGCTGCTAATGAGCTTCCATCTATCAATGATGTCACTTACACCGAGCTTGCAGAGATCTTGTCAAAGGTGTGCTATATGGAGTATTTCTATTTATTATCATccattaaaaattaaagaaaactaGACCTTGACTTGAGTCTTAATTTTACCAGCTTAAGGATGAAAATGGACAGCTGATGGGTGTTGATATCTCGAATCTTCTGATTGCAAATTCAGGGAATGACTTACCGGTATGATATTCCAAATCTCTCATAACAAGGATGGACTTCATGTTTATTGATTTGGCTTTTCTCTCTTTAAATTATCGTTTCAGGTTATTGATCTTGCAAG comes from the Brassica rapa cultivar Chiifu-401-42 chromosome A01, CAAS_Brap_v3.01, whole genome shotgun sequence genome and includes:
- the LOC103854704 gene encoding LOW QUALITY PROTEIN: periodic tryptophan protein 1 homolog (The sequence of the model RefSeq protein was modified relative to this genomic sequence to represent the inferred CDS: inserted 2 bases in 1 codon; deleted 1 base in 1 codon) yields the protein IASASADKKVKVWDXGQCKLTLEHHTEVVQAVEWNQYAPQVLLSGSYDCTVVLKDGRDPSHSGMKWSTNAKVESLAWDPHSEHFLLLSLEDGTVKGFDIRASDLSPSFTIHAHDKEVSSISYNTNAPNLLATGSWDKSVKLWDLSNNNQPSWVATHKPNAGRVFSVSFSADCPFLLAIGAKKGKLLVSSD
- the LOC103828580 gene encoding brefeldin A-inhibited guanine nucleotide-exchange protein 4 isoform X1, yielding MSTSQTLGGATRCGRVIGPSLDKIIKNAAWRKHTYLVSSCKSVLDKLESLPDDFHDPSSVVAGLSSPDADAVLQPFLFSLDTAYSKVVEPALDCAFKLFSLSVIRGEIQSSKQDSVLFKLVNAVSKVGAMAEEPIQLAVLRVLLAAVRSPCVLIRGDCLLHVVKTCYNIYLGGLSGTTQICAKSVLAQMMLVIFTRSEEDSLADVAVKTVYVNELLAFTDKSVNEGSSVYFCQGFVNEVMAAGQGSPPPPPDVIQILLQNPETETVMTPDSPSFRGYEKNGEADSLTGDMSKMRQDAFLLFKNLCKLSMRFSSQEKNDDQIMVRGKTLSLELLKVIIDNGGPVWRSNESFISAVKQYLCLSLLKNSAVSIMSIFQLQCAIFMSLLSKLRSVLKAETGIFFPMIVLRVLENVLQPSFLQKMTVLNLLEKMSQDPQLIVDIFVNYDCDVDSSNILERIVNGLLKTALGPPTGSSTTLSPAQDSTFRNESVKILVNVVKAMGSWMDQQLKMDETVWPKGSQIYASMDSNASQIGEEDCDTQPDTNPEAYDASMLEQRRAYKIELQKGISLFNRKPSKGIEFLISSKKIGNSPEEVASFLMKTAGLNGTVIGDYLGDREELPLKVMHAYVDSFNFQGKDFVEAIRFFLRGFRLPGEAQKIDRIMEKFAEHYWKCNPGSFTSADTAYVLAYSVIMLNTDAHNNMVKDKMSKTDFVRNNRGIDDGKDLPEEYLGSLYDRVVKDEIKMNSDTLAPQSKQVNGLNKLLGLDSILNLVSWMQPDEKAHGANRVLIRDIQEQFQAKSEKSESAYHSVTDVSILRFILEVSWGPMLAAFSVTLDQSDDRLATSLCLQGFRYAVHVTAVMGMQTQRDAFVTSMAKFTNLHCAADMKQKNIDAVKAIITIAIEDGNHLQGSWEHILTCLSRIEHLQLLGEGSSPADTRYIPTTKAEVDEKKALGFPHLKKRGALQNPSVMAVVRGGSYDSTSLVKTVPKLVKPEQIKNFIANLNLLDQIGNFELNHVYANSQRLNSEAIVAFVKALCKVSMSELQSPADPRVFSLTKLVETAHYNMNRIRLVWSRIWNVLSDFFVSVGLSENLSVAIFVMDSLRQLSMKFLEREELANYHFQHEFLRPFVVVMQNSSSAEIRELIVRCVSQMVLSRVSNVQSGWKSVFTVFTTAAIDERRNIVLLAFETIEKIVRDHFHCITETEISVYADCIRCLITFTNSKFEGDIGFNTIEFLRFCAVKLAEGGLFLNEKLKNDNISALKEDSSDGQSVTELDEQVSYWVPLLSGLSKQASDPRPAIRKRSIEVLFNILMDHGHLFTRPFWAAIFSSIILPVFNNMRSKTDMLFEESSSGDSPSSASLDTEETTWDAETSTLALQLLVDLLANFFSSVRSQLSSVVSIILAFIKSPVQGSTGSGISVLLRLADGLARSASEDEWTEVFLALKEAASLTFAGFMKVLRTMDDIEDVETSSGQSVDKDDLDDDNLHIMSYVVSRTKKHIDVLSQIVEVVSELYRRNQYSLPASHVDILADIFSCIASHAQQLNTDTVLRRKFKRACSVQNLTQPQLLNFENEANKSYMTFLQDMVTCNPDVSKELELESRLVTECSKVVKIYLNCTGQHQQQTKPIHWILPMGFDRTEEAKARTSLLVSSLEALCSLEAESLKRHVASVFPLLVDLVKTEHCSPQVPYALSNVLKSCIGPILG
- the LOC103828892 gene encoding damage-control phosphatase At2g17340; this translates as MESDSVMVPFPLLPVPIESNYRACTIPYRFPSDNPRKATPTEISWIDLFSNSIPSFKERAESDTSVPDAPVRAEKFAQRYAEILEDLKKDPESHGGPPDCILLCRIRELILRELGFRDIFKKVKDEENAKAITLFPEVVRLSDAIEDEGKRIENLVRGIFAGNIFDLGSAQLAEVFSKDGMSFLASCQNLVPRPWVIDDLDNFQARWLKKPWKKAVIFVDNSGADIILGILPFAREMLRQGMQVVLAANELPSINDVTYTELAEILSKLKDENGQLMGVDISNLLIANSGNDLPVIDLARVSQEVAYLSTDADLVILEGMGRGIETNLYAQFKCDSLKIGMVKHPEVAQFLGGRLYDCVIKYNEVQS
- the LOC103828580 gene encoding brefeldin A-inhibited guanine nucleotide-exchange protein 4 isoform X2; its protein translation is MGSWMDQQLKMDETVWPKGSQIYASMDSNASQIGEEDCDTQPDTNPEAYDASMLEQRRAYKIELQKGISLFNRKPSKGIEFLISSKKIGNSPEEVASFLMKTAGLNGTVIGDYLGDREELPLKVMHAYVDSFNFQGKDFVEAIRFFLRGFRLPGEAQKIDRIMEKFAEHYWKCNPGSFTSADTAYVLAYSVIMLNTDAHNNMVKDKMSKTDFVRNNRGIDDGKDLPEEYLGSLYDRVVKDEIKMNSDTLAPQSKQVNGLNKLLGLDSILNLVSWMQPDEKAHGANRVLIRDIQEQFQAKSEKSESAYHSVTDVSILRFILEVSWGPMLAAFSVTLDQSDDRLATSLCLQGFRYAVHVTAVMGMQTQRDAFVTSMAKFTNLHCAADMKQKNIDAVKAIITIAIEDGNHLQGSWEHILTCLSRIEHLQLLGEGSSPADTRYIPTTKAEVDEKKALGFPHLKKRGALQNPSVMAVVRGGSYDSTSLVKTVPKLVKPEQIKNFIANLNLLDQIGNFELNHVYANSQRLNSEAIVAFVKALCKVSMSELQSPADPRVFSLTKLVETAHYNMNRIRLVWSRIWNVLSDFFVSVGLSENLSVAIFVMDSLRQLSMKFLEREELANYHFQHEFLRPFVVVMQNSSSAEIRELIVRCVSQMVLSRVSNVQSGWKSVFTVFTTAAIDERRNIVLLAFETIEKIVRDHFHCITETEISVYADCIRCLITFTNSKFEGDIGFNTIEFLRFCAVKLAEGGLFLNEKLKNDNISALKEDSSDGQSVTELDEQVSYWVPLLSGLSKQASDPRPAIRKRSIEVLFNILMDHGHLFTRPFWAAIFSSIILPVFNNMRSKTDMLFEESSSGDSPSSASLDTEETTWDAETSTLALQLLVDLLANFFSSVRSQLSSVVSIILAFIKSPVQGSTGSGISVLLRLADGLARSASEDEWTEVFLALKEAASLTFAGFMKVLRTMDDIEDVETSSGQSVDKDDLDDDNLHIMSYVVSRTKKHIDVLSQIVEVVSELYRRNQYSLPASHVDILADIFSCIASHAQQLNTDTVLRRKFKRACSVQNLTQPQLLNFENEANKSYMTFLQDMVTCNPDVSKELELESRLVTECSKVVKIYLNCTGQHQQQTKPIHWILPMGFDRTEEAKARTSLLVSSLEALCSLEAESLKRHVASVFPLLVDLVKTEHCSPQVPYALSNVLKSCIGPILG